The following proteins are co-located in the Thermodesulfobacteriota bacterium genome:
- the fbp gene encoding class 1 fructose-bisphosphatase, with translation MIGVETLDEFVIRKQTEYPYARGDLSRLLRDLGLAAKVVNREVNKAGLVDILGSAGMTNVQGEEVKKLDVFANTRFIAALELGGQCRGVASEENKDFITFHDEVSKVANYIVALDPLDGSSNIDVNISVGTIFSIYKRVSPEDGPLTIEDFLQKGSRQAAAGYIIYGSSTMLVYTTGYGVNGFTLDPSIGEFCLSHPNMIIPKTGKTYSVNQGNFLSFTEGLKQYLRYCRDIDKATNRPYSARYIGSMVADIHRNIIQGGIFMYPGTTEAPKGKLRLLYECNPMAFVVEQAGGRATDGARRILDIQPTELHERTPIFIGSEDMVLKAEEFIQKFGGC, from the coding sequence ATGATAGGCGTCGAGACACTGGACGAATTCGTAATACGAAAACAGACGGAATACCCCTACGCGCGGGGTGACCTGTCGAGGCTGCTCCGCGACCTCGGCCTCGCGGCCAAGGTGGTGAACCGCGAGGTGAACAAGGCCGGCCTCGTCGATATTCTGGGCAGCGCCGGGATGACGAACGTCCAGGGCGAGGAAGTGAAGAAGCTCGACGTCTTCGCCAACACGAGATTCATCGCCGCGCTCGAGCTCGGCGGGCAGTGCAGGGGCGTCGCCTCCGAGGAGAACAAGGACTTCATCACCTTCCACGACGAGGTATCGAAGGTCGCGAACTATATCGTCGCGCTCGACCCGCTCGACGGCTCGTCCAACATCGACGTCAACATTTCCGTCGGCACGATCTTCTCCATATACAAAAGGGTGTCGCCCGAAGACGGCCCGCTCACCATCGAGGATTTCCTCCAGAAGGGGAGCCGGCAGGCGGCCGCGGGGTACATTATATACGGCTCGTCCACGATGCTCGTCTACACGACGGGCTACGGCGTGAACGGCTTCACGCTCGACCCGTCCATCGGCGAGTTCTGCCTCTCGCACCCGAACATGATCATCCCGAAAACGGGGAAGACGTACTCCGTAAACCAGGGCAACTTCCTCAGCTTCACCGAGGGCCTGAAACAATACCTCCGCTACTGCAGGGACATCGACAAGGCGACGAACCGCCCCTACTCGGCGCGGTACATCGGATCCATGGTCGCCGACATCCACAGGAACATCATACAGGGCGGCATATTCATGTACCCCGGCACGACGGAAGCCCCCAAGGGCAAGCTCCGTCTCCTCTACGAATGCAACCCCATGGCCTTCGTCGTCGAGCAGGCGGGCGGCAGGGCGACGGACGGCGCGCGGAGGATCCTCGACATACAGCCGACGGAGCTCCACGAGCGCACCCCCATCTTCATCGGCTCCGAGGATATGGTCCTCAAGGCCGAGGAATTCATCCAGAAATTCGGCGGCTGCTGA
- a CDS encoding methylmalonyl-CoA mutase family protein — MKKLFEEFPPVSPSDWEKEITKDLKGKDVSVLDWKPYEGFTVKPFYTAEDMDGLEYLTGALPGEFPYVRGAAGGRNPWRIDELVTAPSPAEANKLALDAIENGADSLTFICDVRGGAIYGIPLRTASDMTKLLKKIPLEEVAVNFRAGDGAAAILALFLIEAEKRGADISKLAGSIEADILGRFALTGRFPGGEDESFKELGILVSYLAEHAAHLKSILVNGSVFHDSGASAVEELAFTLASGVEYMSRLTSGGLSPDTIAAQTKFSFSVGSNYFMEIAKLRAARLLWAEIMDRYGPAREESKKMKLEARTSSWNKTVFDPYVNLLRGTVEAMAASIGGGEAVSVLPLDSAYKQPDGFTLRMARNTQLILKHESYLDRVRDPASGSYYIERLTDSIAGASLELFLEVEKQDGFVAAFKNGFIQERISKTRAERDARIAARADVFVGVNQYPNTTEKEPDISGPVSETALKRGKKPGGPFSSVAKLKERLSKKGATLGDAVPEGDSEPVAPPLTPYRGAAAFESLRLKTIEHAKKTGETPAVYLLPIGSVSMRNARATFSTNFFGCAGFRVVEGEPHETVESSAEDALRSGARIIVICSSDKEYPELAPEICKLIKDGNSDAYIVVAGNPKEHIEELRAAGVDDFIHAHSNAAEALEKFQRISGIDSVRGDRS, encoded by the coding sequence ATGAAAAAGCTGTTCGAAGAGTTTCCGCCCGTCAGCCCCTCGGACTGGGAAAAGGAAATCACGAAAGACCTCAAGGGGAAGGACGTCTCCGTCCTCGACTGGAAGCCGTACGAGGGCTTCACTGTAAAGCCCTTTTACACCGCGGAGGACATGGACGGCCTCGAATACCTGACGGGCGCCCTGCCCGGCGAATTCCCCTACGTCAGGGGCGCGGCAGGCGGCAGGAACCCCTGGCGGATAGACGAGCTCGTCACGGCCCCATCCCCTGCCGAGGCCAACAAGCTGGCGCTCGACGCCATAGAAAACGGTGCCGACTCGCTGACTTTCATTTGCGACGTCAGGGGCGGCGCGATATACGGCATCCCCCTCCGGACGGCTTCGGACATGACGAAGCTCCTGAAGAAAATTCCGCTCGAAGAGGTGGCCGTCAACTTCAGGGCCGGAGACGGCGCGGCGGCCATACTCGCGCTATTCCTCATCGAAGCCGAAAAGCGCGGCGCTGATATCTCGAAGCTCGCGGGCTCCATCGAGGCCGACATTCTGGGACGCTTCGCGCTGACGGGGCGCTTCCCGGGCGGCGAAGACGAATCTTTCAAAGAGCTCGGAATCCTTGTCTCGTATCTCGCGGAGCACGCGGCGCACCTCAAATCGATACTCGTTAACGGGAGCGTCTTTCACGACTCCGGCGCTTCGGCCGTCGAGGAGCTCGCGTTCACCCTCGCGTCCGGCGTCGAATACATGAGCCGCCTCACGTCCGGGGGCCTTTCCCCCGACACGATAGCGGCGCAGACGAAGTTCTCCTTCTCCGTCGGCTCGAACTACTTCATGGAGATAGCGAAGCTGAGGGCGGCGAGGCTACTCTGGGCCGAGATTATGGACAGGTACGGGCCCGCGCGCGAGGAGTCGAAGAAAATGAAGCTGGAGGCCCGCACGTCTTCGTGGAACAAGACGGTCTTCGATCCCTACGTGAACCTGCTGCGAGGGACGGTCGAGGCCATGGCCGCGTCCATAGGAGGCGGCGAGGCGGTGAGCGTCCTCCCGCTCGACTCGGCGTACAAGCAGCCGGACGGGTTCACCCTCCGCATGGCGCGGAACACACAGCTCATCTTGAAGCACGAATCCTACCTCGACCGCGTCAGGGACCCGGCTTCGGGCTCGTATTATATAGAAAGGCTCACGGACTCGATAGCCGGGGCGTCACTCGAGTTATTCCTCGAAGTCGAGAAGCAGGACGGCTTCGTAGCGGCCTTCAAGAACGGATTCATACAGGAGCGCATTTCGAAGACGAGGGCCGAAAGGGACGCACGCATTGCGGCGAGGGCCGACGTCTTCGTCGGCGTGAACCAGTACCCTAACACGACGGAAAAGGAGCCCGACATTTCAGGCCCCGTTTCCGAAACCGCTCTCAAACGCGGAAAGAAACCGGGCGGGCCGTTCTCGTCCGTCGCAAAGTTGAAGGAGCGCCTCTCGAAAAAGGGAGCGACACTCGGCGACGCAGTGCCCGAAGGGGACTCCGAGCCTGTAGCCCCGCCTCTCACGCCCTACAGGGGTGCGGCGGCTTTCGAGTCGCTACGTCTGAAGACGATCGAGCACGCGAAGAAGACGGGCGAGACCCCGGCGGTGTATCTCCTCCCGATCGGGAGCGTATCGATGCGTAACGCTCGGGCGACATTCTCGACCAACTTCTTCGGATGCGCCGGGTTCAGGGTGGTGGAGGGCGAGCCGCACGAGACTGTAGAGAGCAGCGCGGAAGACGCCCTCAGGAGCGGCGCGCGCATAATCGTCATTTGCAGCTCCGACAAGGAATACCCGGAGCTCGCCCCTGAAATCTGCAAACTTATAAAGGACGGTAATTCGGACGCGTATATCGTCGTCGCCGGAAATCCTAAAGAACATATAGAAGAGCTGAGAGCGGCGGGCGTAGACGATTTCATTCACGCGCACTCTAACGCCGCCGAAGCCCTCGAAAAATTCCAGCGGATTTCGGGAATAGATTCGGTGAGAGGTGACAGGTCTTGA
- a CDS encoding NYN domain-containing protein — protein sequence MIETKIFLYMVKRDKRIFTKQTRCLILIDISSLRAIGFKAPGCLCSRVFYLMTTPSQNVSTEERVIFLVDGFNLYHALDSMSSKRSVFKTYKWLDLRALCSKFTTSNQIIEGIFYFTALAPWSPTKRIRHEIYISALESTGVRTVYGDFRRVTRHCPRCGDYETYEEKKTDVNIAIHLFKLASKNKYDKLVLVTGDSDIIPSIAAVRGLYPEKKVGVAIPIGRRAEDLKSNCDFNFKIKEKHLATSILPDSITLQNGRIITRPVEWT from the coding sequence TTGATAGAGACAAAAATCTTCCTGTATATGGTCAAAAGGGATAAACGTATCTTTACAAAACAGACCCGGTGTCTTATATTAATTGATATATCATCCCTTAGAGCTATCGGCTTTAAGGCCCCGGGTTGCCTGTGCTCCCGGGTTTTTTATTTAATGACTACACCCTCCCAAAACGTTTCGACAGAAGAACGAGTTATATTTCTTGTCGATGGTTTCAATCTCTACCATGCCCTGGACTCAATGAGTTCCAAGCGCTCGGTATTCAAGACATATAAGTGGCTGGATTTAAGAGCCCTGTGTAGCAAATTCACAACCAGCAATCAGATTATCGAAGGTATTTTTTACTTTACTGCTTTAGCTCCATGGTCTCCTACTAAACGCATAAGGCATGAGATTTATATTTCCGCTCTTGAGTCCACCGGAGTCAGAACTGTATACGGAGATTTCAGGAGAGTAACAAGGCATTGCCCGAGATGCGGCGACTACGAGACTTACGAAGAGAAGAAGACCGACGTTAATATTGCGATTCATTTGTTTAAGCTCGCCTCGAAGAATAAATATGACAAATTAGTCCTCGTCACGGGCGATAGTGATATAATCCCCTCGATCGCGGCTGTAAGGGGTCTCTATCCTGAGAAAAAAGTCGGAGTCGCGATACCCATTGGCCGTAGGGCCGAAGATTTGAAAAGCAACTGCGACTTCAATTTCAAAATCAAGGAAAAACATTTGGCAACCAGCATTCTGCCCGACAGTATTACTTTGCAGAATGGAAGAATAATCACACGTCCTGTCGAGTGGACCTGA
- the scpA gene encoding methylmalonyl-CoA mutase, whose protein sequence is MDYRKKNGSGKSTDSNRDWMTPEEIPVGDVYTEKDLLGMEHLHYAAGIAPYLRGPYASMYTTRPWTIRQYAGFSTAEESNAFYRRNLAAGQKGLSVAFDLPTHRGYDSDHERVVGDVGKAGVAIDSILDMKILFDRIPLEEISVSMTMNGAVLPVLAFYIVAGEEQGVRHADLSGTIQNDILKEFMVRNTYIYPPAPSMRIIADIFKYTAGNMPKFNSISVSGYHMEEAGASSDIELAYTLADGLEYVRAGISAGMKIDDFAPRISFFWGIGMNHFMEIAKMRAARMLWAKLIKRFGPENPKSMALRTHCQTSGWSLTEQDPFNNAVRTCVEALAAVLGGTQSLHTNALDEAIALPTDFSARIARNTQIYLQEETNVCKSIDPWAGSYYVEYLTGEIARRAWAHIEEIESLGGMARAIETGLPKMRIEEAAARKQARIDSGQDVIVGVNRFQSGQDSDIEILEVDNTLVRKAQIERLKKLKKERDAKAVRLALEAITRCAETGDGNLLELAVDAARKRATLGEISDACEKVFGRYVAVIRSISGVYSGEMSQDREFRKAREMSDRFAKKAGRRPRILVAKMGQDGHDRGAKIIATSFADLGFDVDIGALFQTPLEAARQAVENDVHVVGVSSLAAGHKTLVPGLISELRKLGRGDIMVVVGGVIPKQDYEFLYESGVTAVFGPGTVISVAAQEILGILIGGMSPGS, encoded by the coding sequence ATCGATTACAGGAAGAAAAACGGCAGCGGGAAATCCACCGATTCGAACCGCGACTGGATGACCCCCGAGGAGATTCCGGTCGGCGACGTCTACACCGAAAAGGACCTCCTCGGAATGGAGCACCTCCACTACGCCGCCGGCATCGCGCCCTATCTCCGCGGCCCGTACGCGTCCATGTACACGACGCGCCCGTGGACCATACGCCAGTACGCCGGGTTCTCGACGGCCGAGGAATCGAACGCGTTTTACAGGCGGAACCTCGCCGCGGGACAGAAGGGGCTTTCCGTGGCTTTCGACCTCCCGACGCACAGGGGATACGACTCCGACCACGAGAGGGTAGTGGGCGACGTCGGCAAGGCGGGAGTCGCGATAGACTCCATACTCGATATGAAGATACTCTTCGACAGGATCCCGCTCGAAGAGATTTCCGTATCGATGACCATGAACGGCGCGGTGCTGCCCGTCCTCGCCTTTTACATCGTCGCGGGCGAGGAGCAGGGCGTCAGGCACGCCGATCTCAGCGGCACCATACAGAACGACATACTCAAGGAATTCATGGTGCGGAATACGTACATCTACCCCCCCGCGCCTTCCATGCGGATCATCGCCGACATATTCAAGTACACGGCCGGGAACATGCCGAAATTCAACTCCATCAGCGTCAGCGGCTACCACATGGAAGAGGCCGGGGCGTCGTCCGACATCGAGCTCGCCTACACGCTCGCCGACGGCCTCGAATACGTCCGCGCCGGCATAAGCGCAGGGATGAAGATAGACGACTTCGCGCCCCGCATCTCGTTCTTCTGGGGCATCGGCATGAACCACTTCATGGAGATTGCCAAGATGCGCGCCGCGAGGATGCTCTGGGCGAAGCTCATAAAAAGATTCGGCCCGGAGAACCCGAAATCGATGGCGCTCAGGACGCACTGCCAGACGTCGGGCTGGAGCCTCACCGAGCAGGACCCTTTCAATAACGCGGTAAGGACGTGCGTCGAGGCCCTCGCCGCCGTCTTGGGAGGCACGCAGTCCCTCCACACGAACGCCCTCGACGAGGCGATAGCTCTGCCGACGGACTTCTCGGCGCGCATAGCGAGGAACACGCAGATATATCTCCAGGAAGAGACGAACGTCTGCAAGTCGATAGACCCCTGGGCGGGCTCTTACTACGTCGAGTATCTGACGGGCGAGATAGCCCGCCGCGCCTGGGCGCACATCGAGGAGATAGAGTCCCTCGGCGGCATGGCCAGGGCCATAGAGACCGGCCTCCCGAAGATGCGTATCGAAGAGGCCGCCGCGAGGAAGCAGGCGAGGATAGACTCGGGGCAGGACGTCATCGTCGGTGTCAACAGATTCCAGTCCGGTCAGGATTCCGACATAGAAATACTCGAAGTGGACAACACGCTCGTCCGTAAGGCGCAGATCGAGCGCCTCAAGAAGCTGAAGAAGGAGCGCGACGCGAAGGCCGTAAGGCTCGCCCTCGAAGCCATAACCAGGTGCGCCGAAACGGGCGACGGAAATCTCCTTGAGCTCGCCGTGGACGCCGCGCGCAAGCGCGCCACCCTGGGCGAGATATCCGACGCCTGCGAGAAGGTCTTCGGGCGCTACGTCGCCGTCATACGCTCGATATCCGGCGTCTACTCCGGCGAGATGTCCCAGGACAGGGAATTCCGGAAGGCGCGCGAGATGTCGGACAGGTTCGCGAAGAAGGCGGGACGTAGGCCCAGGATACTCGTCGCCAAGATGGGGCAGGACGGCCACGACAGGGGCGCGAAGATAATCGCGACGAGCTTCGCCGATTTAGGCTTCGACGTCGATATCGGCGCGCTGTTCCAGACCCCGCTCGAAGCCGCGCGCCAGGCCGTCGAGAACGACGTCCACGTAGTCGGCGTGTCGAGCCTCGCGGCAGGGCACAAAACCCTCGTCCCCGGGCTAATAAGCGAGCTCAGGAAGCTCGGCCGGGGCGACATAATGGTGGTAGTCGGCGGCGTCATACCGAAGCAGGACTACGAATTTCTCTACGAATCCGGCGTCACGGCCGTCTTCGGGCCGGGCACGGTGATATCCGTCGCCGCGCAGGAGATACTCGGCATCCTCATAGGGGGGATGAGCCCGGGGAGCTGA
- a CDS encoding CvpA family protein → MHWLDITLLAIITVFTLVGIRRGLISQVFSVLALVAGLAAGIMFYGALGRELTARGVVENEPMANVIGFAALVVLFYIAVQLIGWLTAKLTGALRLGLLNRLAGGALGAVFGAMTALMLVSALGFFYSQDNPVFEDSVVLPHLDEGSRVAKALLPEDLGASVEKARELIRKEGFEAAMRLTDSDALKEILGGGALPGAPPGTPTGSPSAPPGESPGPNTAGGAE, encoded by the coding sequence ATGCACTGGCTCGACATCACGCTCCTCGCGATAATCACTGTCTTCACCCTCGTCGGAATCCGGCGCGGCCTCATAAGCCAGGTCTTCTCCGTCCTCGCGCTCGTCGCCGGCCTCGCAGCGGGGATCATGTTCTACGGCGCCCTCGGGCGGGAGCTCACGGCGCGCGGCGTCGTGGAAAACGAGCCCATGGCGAACGTCATAGGCTTCGCCGCGCTCGTCGTCCTGTTCTATATTGCGGTACAGCTCATCGGCTGGCTAACGGCGAAGCTGACGGGCGCCCTCCGGCTCGGGCTTTTGAACAGGCTCGCGGGCGGCGCGCTCGGGGCCGTCTTCGGGGCGATGACGGCGCTCATGCTCGTCTCGGCCCTCGGCTTCTTCTATTCGCAAGATAATCCCGTGTTCGAGGATTCCGTGGTCCTCCCGCATCTCGACGAAGGCTCGCGCGTGGCCAAGGCGCTTTTGCCCGAAGACCTCGGCGCGAGCGTCGAAAAGGCGAGGGAGCTGATTCGGAAGGAGGGATTCGAGGCCGCGATGAGGCTCACGGATTCGGACGCCCTAAAGGAAATCCTCGGCGGCGGCGCGCTCCCCGGAGCACCGCCGGGTACACCCACGGGTTCACCGTCCGCGCCGCCCGGGGAATCCCCCGGGCCGAATACCGCGGGCGGTGCGGAGTAA
- the rimI gene encoding ribosomal protein S18-alanine N-acetyltransferase, with the protein MEKAPGYELGSTKLSDLDGIVAIENVSFPTPWPRRVLEREILSGKYYNEVLRFGGMVVGYIFTWTVLDEIHILNIAVHPDFRNMGLGEKIMRSCLGKAAAKGLNIAILEVRVSNLGARTLYEKLGFRTIHTRRKYYSDTGEDAYVMMYDLKKKEA; encoded by the coding sequence ATGGAAAAGGCCCCCGGCTACGAGCTCGGCAGCACGAAATTAAGCGACCTCGACGGCATCGTGGCCATCGAGAACGTGAGCTTCCCCACGCCCTGGCCGAGGCGAGTGCTGGAAAGGGAGATACTCTCGGGCAAATACTACAACGAGGTCCTCAGGTTCGGCGGCATGGTCGTCGGGTACATCTTCACGTGGACGGTCCTCGACGAAATACACATCCTGAACATAGCGGTGCACCCGGACTTCAGGAACATGGGGCTCGGCGAAAAGATCATGCGGAGCTGCCTCGGCAAGGCGGCCGCCAAAGGGCTCAACATAGCCATTCTCGAAGTCAGGGTGTCGAACCTCGGCGCGAGGACGCTCTACGAAAAGCTCGGGTTCCGCACCATTCACACGAGGCGGAAATACTATTCCGACACGGGCGAAGACGCCTACGTCATGATGTACGATCTGAAAAAGAAGGAAGCCTAG
- a CDS encoding cupin domain-containing protein, which translates to MDQATTAVNPSEEIINIGPLEIRFLLTGGDCNGSVSMFEVLVPAGQKLAAPAHRNDAFEEILYGVEGVLTWTVDGVPIEVGPGQSLCIRPGALHRFDNFTGEDVKQLVVISPAILGPEYFREAAEVINAAGGGPPDIAAMLEVFRRHGMTVPPPPSK; encoded by the coding sequence ATGGATCAGGCTACTACCGCAGTTAATCCTTCCGAAGAAATTATAAATATCGGCCCATTGGAGATCAGGTTTCTCCTCACGGGCGGAGATTGTAACGGCAGCGTTTCGATGTTCGAGGTGCTCGTCCCGGCGGGGCAGAAGCTGGCGGCGCCCGCCCACAGGAACGACGCCTTCGAGGAAATCCTCTACGGCGTCGAGGGCGTGCTGACCTGGACGGTGGACGGCGTCCCGATAGAGGTCGGCCCGGGGCAGTCGTTATGCATCCGTCCGGGGGCGCTCCACCGCTTCGATAATTTCACCGGCGAAGACGTAAAACAGCTCGTCGTCATCAGCCCCGCGATACTGGGCCCCGAGTACTTCCGCGAAGCCGCCGAAGTTATCAACGCCGCCGGCGGAGGGCCGCCCGACATTGCCGCGATGCTGGAAGTCTTCAGGCGTCACGGAATGACCGTACCCCCGCCGCCGAGTAAATAG
- a CDS encoding polyprenyl synthetase family protein: protein MDFSEIISVVNPELDEVEQELELNIKSPVPLVYEISKYLLGSGGKRLRPSVVLLASGACGLTGGAERVYAGAALELIHTATLLHDDVVDEANLRRGRPASNVVWGNKATVLVGDFMLARSLGLIQACGSLELIKAVTDAAARLAEGQVLEVMSASNMLEVSEEVCFGIIENKTASLIESCGRVGAVLAGADEGAKSALSAYGFDIGVAFQLVDDALDYSSTEKEFGKGVGQDLVEGKMTLPLLYSLGQSTEAEREKADAILSDGDGFSDEDLAFVRGLVDKYRGVDRTIDAAKDFIHKARTAASALPENGYKKSLLMLADYVAERKS from the coding sequence ATGGATTTTTCCGAAATCATCTCCGTCGTAAATCCAGAGCTGGACGAGGTTGAGCAGGAGCTCGAGCTCAACATCAAGTCGCCCGTTCCGCTGGTCTACGAGATCTCGAAATACCTCCTCGGGAGCGGGGGCAAGAGGCTCCGTCCGTCCGTGGTCCTCCTCGCGAGCGGCGCGTGCGGGCTAACGGGGGGTGCGGAAAGGGTTTACGCCGGGGCGGCGCTGGAGCTTATCCACACCGCTACGCTCCTCCACGACGACGTCGTGGACGAGGCGAATCTCAGGCGCGGCAGGCCCGCGTCGAACGTCGTATGGGGGAACAAGGCCACGGTGCTCGTCGGCGACTTCATGCTGGCGAGATCGCTCGGGCTCATACAGGCGTGCGGGAGCCTCGAGCTCATAAAGGCCGTGACGGACGCGGCGGCCAGGCTCGCCGAGGGGCAGGTGCTTGAAGTGATGAGCGCCAGCAACATGCTCGAAGTGTCCGAAGAGGTCTGCTTCGGGATAATCGAGAACAAGACGGCGTCCCTCATCGAAAGCTGCGGGCGCGTGGGCGCGGTCCTCGCCGGGGCGGACGAAGGGGCGAAGAGCGCGCTTTCGGCGTACGGGTTCGACATAGGCGTCGCGTTTCAATTAGTCGATGACGCGCTCGATTATTCGTCCACCGAGAAGGAGTTCGGGAAGGGCGTCGGGCAGGACCTCGTCGAGGGGAAGATGACGCTCCCGCTCCTGTATTCGCTGGGGCAGTCCACGGAGGCCGAGAGGGAGAAGGCGGACGCTATTCTCTCGGACGGGGACGGATTTTCGGACGAGGACCTTGCGTTCGTAAGGGGGCTCGTCGATAAGTACCGCGGGGTGGACAGGACGATAGACGCCGCGAAGGATTTCATACACAAGGCCCGGACGGCCGCGTCCGCGCTGCCCGAGAACGGCTATAAAAAATCACTCCTCATGCTTGCCGATTACGTCGCCGAGAGGAAGAGCTAG
- a CDS encoding copper resistance protein NlpE N-terminal domain-containing protein — protein sequence MNVARTIVFFLVLVVFLAGGAFWLRSAYFGGDAATEDFLFRPANSLGDPLFGVFEGRAPCGNEDCSALKIGLALYRDDVTWVPTTYRLVRVYVGKSGEQHVSEGGWKVEGDVEGYPDSMVYELDANAPAELRSYWAINDDLILILDKKGRPRVGDAAFGYLLNRTQ from the coding sequence GTGAATGTTGCACGTACCATTGTGTTTTTCCTCGTTCTCGTCGTCTTCCTCGCGGGCGGGGCGTTCTGGCTGAGGAGCGCGTATTTCGGCGGGGACGCGGCCACGGAGGACTTTCTCTTCCGGCCCGCGAACAGCCTCGGCGACCCTCTTTTCGGCGTCTTCGAGGGCCGCGCGCCGTGCGGGAACGAGGACTGCAGCGCTCTCAAGATCGGGCTCGCGCTCTACCGGGACGACGTGACATGGGTGCCGACGACTTATCGGCTCGTCCGCGTATACGTCGGCAAGAGCGGCGAGCAGCACGTGAGCGAGGGCGGATGGAAGGTCGAGGGCGACGTCGAGGGCTATCCCGACTCGATGGTTTACGAGCTCGATGCGAACGCGCCCGCCGAGCTCAGGTCGTACTGGGCGATAAACGACGACCTCATTCTCATCCTCGACAAAAAGGGGAGGCCGCGCGTCGGCGACGCCGCGTTCGGATACCTGCTCAACAGGACGCAGTGA
- a CDS encoding class I SAM-dependent methyltransferase, with translation MSEYDPIDLLFGGMRQLGPGGDVYTLAVLRGLPERRYGAVVDAGSGTGRQTIALARGLGTVVHAVDSHGPFLDELRRRASEAGVGRLVETHLMDMADIPRAFGNIDLLWSEGAAYGIGFENALRTWAPAVGAGGFIVASELTLLDGDPPPRAAKFLARVYPAIQTVEKNVEAGQAAGLRAAATRTLPREAWTRGYYDALGPRAESLKNHPDASVREMAAETLEEIEVFESSGGSYGYVFYGFERV, from the coding sequence ATGAGTGAATACGATCCGATAGATCTACTATTCGGCGGTATGCGCCAGCTCGGCCCCGGCGGGGACGTTTACACCCTCGCCGTCCTGCGCGGGCTTCCCGAAAGGCGGTACGGCGCCGTCGTAGACGCGGGCTCGGGCACGGGGCGGCAGACTATCGCGCTCGCGCGGGGGCTCGGCACGGTAGTCCACGCCGTCGATTCGCACGGGCCCTTCCTCGACGAGCTCCGCCGACGCGCGTCGGAAGCGGGCGTCGGGCGCCTCGTCGAAACGCACCTGATGGACATGGCGGACATACCGCGCGCGTTCGGCAATATAGACCTGCTATGGTCGGAGGGCGCGGCGTACGGCATCGGGTTCGAGAACGCGCTCCGCACATGGGCCCCCGCGGTCGGCGCGGGCGGGTTCATCGTCGCGAGCGAGCTTACGCTCCTGGACGGGGACCCTCCTCCGCGCGCGGCGAAATTCCTCGCGCGCGTGTATCCGGCTATACAAACCGTGGAGAAGAATGTCGAGGCCGGCCAGGCCGCCGGACTGAGAGCCGCCGCTACCCGCACGCTCCCCCGCGAGGCGTGGACCCGGGGCTACTACGACGCGCTCGGGCCGCGCGCGGAGAGCCTGAAAAATCATCCCGACGCTTCGGTGCGCGAGATGGCCGCCGAGACGCTGGAGGAGATAGAGGTATTCGAATCCTCCGGTGGAAGTTACGGCTACGTCTTCTACGGGTTCGAGCGCGTGTGA